A single window of Vigna unguiculata cultivar IT97K-499-35 chromosome 1, ASM411807v1, whole genome shotgun sequence DNA harbors:
- the LOC114180352 gene encoding protein CHROMOSOME TRANSMISSION FIDELITY 7-like: MQSKITAFFTSSPASSSPNYDDDLSVWENQQHHIINTYTRRRPNPNAGTSDPKPATLVKNKKRSYAQFHLDFGQSDFLLRACSTCGVKFTPGDPQDEKSHNEFHKSYTQGIQFRGWTKENVISLPGLDSGRVVLFSELDPFSHRKKVEEVVRMMEIEIGSGWILHERCKVYLFVYLNRVAGCLVAEPIEKAFKVVSCSDAGPVHSAKKRGVTTRSTTLQFGNVIFQRETQRKVVNVSDSEKMEGAIFCDSEPTAAACGVRAIWITPSNRRKGIATQLLDAVRKSFCPGLELGRSQLAFSQPTSAGKALATSYTGTRSFLAY, translated from the exons ATGCAGTCCAAGATCACCGCTTTCTTCACATCCAGCCCAGCTTCTTCTTCTCCCAACTATGACGATGATTTGTCAGTCTGGGAGAATCAGCAACACCACATCATCAACACCTACACCCGAAGGCGCCCAAACCCTAATGCTGGTACTTCGGATCCGAAACCAGCAACGCTTGTAAAAAACAAGAAGAGAAGCTACGCACAGTTTCACCTTGATTTTGGCCAATCCGATTTCCTCTTACGCGCGTGTTCTACGTGCGGCGTGAAGTTCACTCCCGGCGATCCACAAGACGAGAAATCCCACAACGAATTTCACAAATCATACACGCAGGGAATCCAATTCAGA GGTTGGACCAAAGAAAATGTTATTTCTCTACCCGGTTTGGACTCGGGTCGGGTCGTTTTGTTCTCGGAGCTCGACCCGTTTTCTCACAGGAAGAAAGTTGAAGAGGTGGTGAGGATGATGGAAATTGAGATTGGAAGTGGGTGGATACTTCATGAGCGCTGTAAAGTGTATCTGTTTGTTTATCTTAACAGGGTTGCTGGATGTCTCGTTGCAGAACCAATTGAAAAGGCATTCAAAGTTGTGTCTTGCTCTGATGCTGGACCTGTTCATAGCGCGAAGAAAAGGGGAGTGACGACGCGTTCTACAACTCTTCAGTTTGGGAATGTTATTTTTCAAAGGGAGACCCAAAGAAAAGTTGTTAATGTGAGTGATTCTGAAAAGATGGAAGGGGCAATCTTCTGTGACAGCGAACCAACTGCTGCTGCTTGTGGCGTTAGGGCCATTTGGATTACTCCCTCCAACAGAAGAAAAGGCATTGCAACCCAATTGCTAGATGCAGTGAG GAAGAGTTTTTGTCCCGGTCTTGAGCTTGGACGTTCCCAGTTAGCATTCTCCCAGCCTACCTCTGCTGGAAAGGCATTAGCAACTAGTTATACTGGCACTAGGTCATTCTTGGCCTATTAA
- the LOC114191942 gene encoding mediator of RNA polymerase II transcription subunit 27-like isoform X2: MSLLVKEGPIRVVRKYYLRRNSLSLWACQMQMQMQQTQQQATTAPISTSTPPPSSGGSASEAPPKQVAQAMDKLGQAERIIADIRIGADRLLEALFVAAAQPHQGNKPLQMFLKEDACMRQYLQDLRSLGKELEESGVLSESLRSRKDFWGLHMPLVCPDGAVVAYAWKRQLAGQAGASAVDRTRLALKAFTDQKRRFFPHLDDGLEASDSASKKCCGSEEITVDPKEEIRFLRTLPDVLKSVEKDVPSLKILTFERLDWLKRASALSSSANESSLEHNYHGSNKLRLGSVGTVAEEKVAVIEMLFPSIFRAVISLHPAGSMDPDAVAFFSPHESGSYVHARGFSVHHVFRHITEYAATALQYFLGNQTETSLYCLLHWISSYQTLFSKPCSKCSRLLAMDKKSTLLLPPVHRPYWQFSFSKILSISSKDQNSDTKTYHIGCLSEEI; the protein is encoded by the exons ATGTCGTTACTGGTGAAGGAAGGCCCAATCCGTGTTGTACGAAAGTACTACCTAAGACGAAACTCACTTTCTTTGTGGGCGTGCCAAATGCAAATGCAAATGCAACAAACGCAGCAGCAGGCCACGACGGCACCCATCTCAACCTCCACTCCTCCTCCCTCCTCCGGTGGCTCCGCTTCCGAGGCACCGCCGAAGCAGGTAGCTCAAGCAATGGACAAGCTAGGACAGGCCGAACGAATCATCGCCGACATCCGAATCGGCGCCGACCGCCTCCTCGAAGCGCTATTCGTCGCGGCAGCGCAGCCTCACCAAGGCAACAAGCCTCTCCAAATGTTCCTCAAGGAAGACGCCTGCATGCGTCAGTATCTTCAAGACCTTCGATCGCTTG GTAAGGAGTTGGAAGAGTCTGGTGTTCTCAGTGAATCACTTCGATCGAGGAAAGACTTTTGGGGCTTGCATATGCCACTTGTTTGTCCAGATGGTGCTGTGGTTGCTTATGCGTGGAAACGACAGCTTGCGGGTCAAGCTGGCGCTTCTGCCGTCGACAGGACTAg GTTAGCTCTCAAAGCCTTCACTGATCAGAAAAGGCGTTTTTTCCCACATCTTGATGATGGACTTGAGGCCAGTGACTCGGCTTCAAAGAAATGTTGTGGGTCtgaagaaattacagtggatcCCAAGGAAGAAATTAGGTTTTTAAGGACGCTACCTGATGTTCTGAAGTCTGTAGAGAAGGATGTGCCAAGTctgaaaattttaacttttgaacGATTGGACTGGTTAAAAAGAGCTTCCGCACTTAGCTCATCGGCAAATGAGAGTTCTCTGGAACATAACTATCACGGTTCTAATAAGTTAAGGCTAGGATCAGTTGGAACCGTTGCCGAAGAGAAGGTTGCGGTGATAGAAATGTTATTCCCATCTATCTTCAGAGCTGTTATATCCTTGCATCCTGCAGGTTCCATGGATCCTGACGCTGTAGCTTTCTTTTCTCCACATGAG AGTGGAAGCTACGTGCATGCAAGGGGTTTTTCAGTTCATCATGTGTTTAGACATATTACG GAGTATGCTGCGACTGCTCTGCAGTACTTTCTCGGGAACCAGACTGAAACCAGTTTATATTGTCTTTTG CACTGGATTTCCAGCTACCAGACTCTGTTTTCAAAACCA TGCAGCAAATGTTCACGGCTACTTGCAATGGATAAAAAATCAACTCTACTGTTACCTCCCGTCCATCGACCTTATTGGCAgttttccttttcaaaaattttaagcaTATCCTCAAAAGACCAGAATTCTGATACTAAGACTTATCATATCGGCTGCCTTTCTGAGGAAATATAA
- the LOC114191942 gene encoding mediator of RNA polymerase II transcription subunit 27-like isoform X1 gives MSLLVKEGPIRVVRKYYLRRNSLSLWACQMQMQMQQTQQQATTAPISTSTPPPSSGGSASEAPPKQVAQAMDKLGQAERIIADIRIGADRLLEALFVAAAQPHQGNKPLQMFLKEDACMRQYLQDLRSLGKELEESGVLSESLRSRKDFWGLHMPLVCPDGAVVAYAWKRQLAGQAGASAVDRTRLALKAFTDQKRRFFPHLDDGLEASDSASKKCCGSEEITVDPKEEIRFLRTLPDVLKSVEKDVPSLKILTFERLDWLKRASALSSSANESSLEHNYHGSNKLRLGSVGTVAEEKVAVIEMLFPSIFRAVISLHPAGSMDPDAVAFFSPHESGSYVHARGFSVHHVFRHITEYAATALQYFLGNQTETSLYCLLHWISSYQTLFSKPCSKCSRLLAMDKKSTLLLPPVHRPYWQFSFSKILSISSKDQNSDTKTYHIGCLSEEI, from the exons ATGTCGTTACTGGTGAAGGAAGGCCCAATCCGTGTTGTACGAAAGTACTACCTAAGACGAAACTCACTTTCTTTGTGGGCGTGCCAAATGCAAATGCAAATGCAACAAACGCAGCAGCAGGCCACGACGGCACCCATCTCAACCTCCACTCCTCCTCCCTCCTCCGGTGGCTCCGCTTCCGAGGCACCGCCGAAGCAGGTAGCTCAAGCAATGGACAAGCTAGGACAGGCCGAACGAATCATCGCCGACATCCGAATCGGCGCCGACCGCCTCCTCGAAGCGCTATTCGTCGCGGCAGCGCAGCCTCACCAAGGCAACAAGCCTCTCCAAATGTTCCTCAAGGAAGACGCCTGCATGCGTCAGTATCTTCAAGACCTTCGATCGCTTG GTAAGGAGTTGGAAGAGTCTGGTGTTCTCAGTGAATCACTTCGATCGAGGAAAGACTTTTGGGGCTTGCATATGCCACTTGTTTGTCCAGATGGTGCTGTGGTTGCTTATGCGTGGAAACGACAGCTTGCGGGTCAAGCTGGCGCTTCTGCCGTCGACAGGACTAg GTTAGCTCTCAAAGCCTTCACTGATCAGAAAAGGCGTTTTTTCCCACATCTTGATGATGGACTTGAGGCCAGTGACTCGGCTTCAAAGAAATGTTGTGGGTCtgaagaaattacagtggatcCCAAGGAAGAAATTAGGTTTTTAAGGACGCTACCTGATGTTCTGAAGTCTGTAGAGAAGGATGTGCCAAGTctgaaaattttaacttttgaacGATTGGACTGGTTAAAAAGAGCTTCCGCACTTAGCTCATCGGCAAATGAGAGTTCTCTGGAACATAACTATCACGGTTCTAATAAGTTAAGGCTAGGATCAGTTGGAACCGTTGCCGAAGAGAAGGTTGCGGTGATAGAAATGTTATTCCCATCTATCTTCAGAGCTGTTATATCCTTGCATCCTGCAGGTTCCATGGATCCTGACGCTGTAGCTTTCTTTTCTCCACATGAG AGTGGAAGCTACGTGCATGCAAGGGGTTTTTCAGTTCATCATGTGTTTAGACATATTACG GAGTATGCTGCGACTGCTCTGCAGTACTTTCTCGGGAACCAGACTGAAACCAGTTTATATTGTCTTTTG CACTGGATTTCCAGCTACCAGACTCTGTTTTCAAAACCATGCAG CAAATGTTCACGGCTACTTGCAATGGATAAAAAATCAACTCTACTGTTACCTCCCGTCCATCGACCTTATTGGCAgttttccttttcaaaaattttaagcaTATCCTCAAAAGACCAGAATTCTGATACTAAGACTTATCATATCGGCTGCCTTTCTGAGGAAATATAA